The following coding sequences are from one Deltaproteobacteria bacterium window:
- a CDS encoding MFS transporter, which produces MQSGNKDSRRSAFQFIVLLGMVSLFGDITYEGARSVTGPFLSTLGANAAVVGLVAGLGEFLGYALRLISGYMADRTGRYWAFVFIGYGLILSIPLLALAGVWQVAAILIVLERLGKAIRTPARDTILSYSTKQVGRGWGFGIHEALDQIGAFIGPLVFSAVFFLQGGYQVGFTILWLPALLTLVILTKARRKLPSPEAIERPYSKAPPSASGKLPRSFWIYTLFAFLSVAGFVNFQLISYHFKVQSIVPVAQIPLFYAMAMGVDALVALVIGKTYDKIGLLALIALPMLTVPIPFLGFSGSYGLAIAGVVFWGAAMGVQETIMRAAIADLTPMERRGLAYGVFNTAYGVSWFLGSLMIGILYEISIGYVITFAVAMQILALPALFLLRRTVSAGRQ; this is translated from the coding sequence ATGCAAAGCGGGAACAAAGACTCCAGAAGGTCGGCCTTTCAGTTCATCGTCCTGTTGGGCATGGTAAGCCTCTTCGGGGATATAACCTACGAAGGGGCGCGCAGTGTTACGGGCCCTTTTCTATCTACCTTAGGAGCAAATGCCGCTGTTGTCGGTCTGGTTGCGGGGCTGGGGGAGTTCCTCGGCTATGCACTGCGGTTGATCTCCGGATATATGGCCGACCGCACAGGGCGATACTGGGCCTTTGTGTTTATCGGCTACGGCCTCATTTTATCCATCCCCCTCTTGGCCCTGGCAGGTGTTTGGCAGGTCGCCGCTATCTTGATCGTTTTGGAGCGATTGGGAAAGGCGATAAGGACACCGGCGCGGGACACCATCCTCTCCTATTCCACAAAGCAGGTGGGCAGAGGTTGGGGCTTCGGCATCCATGAAGCACTGGATCAGATCGGTGCATTTATCGGCCCTTTGGTATTTTCCGCCGTCTTTTTCCTGCAGGGCGGATATCAAGTGGGCTTCACAATCCTATGGCTGCCAGCCCTTTTGACCCTAGTCATCCTGACGAAGGCAAGGCGAAAGCTCCCCTCGCCAGAAGCGATAGAGAGGCCTTACAGTAAGGCACCACCAAGTGCCAGTGGGAAGCTCCCCAGGTCCTTCTGGATATATACCCTGTTCGCCTTCCTGAGTGTGGCGGGTTTTGTCAACTTTCAGCTCATCTCCTATCATTTTAAGGTCCAATCAATAGTTCCAGTAGCGCAGATCCCTCTTTTTTACGCCATGGCAATGGGTGTGGACGCCTTGGTGGCCCTTGTCATCGGTAAGACCTACGATAAAATCGGGCTCTTGGCGTTAATTGCCCTTCCCATGCTAACTGTTCCCATCCCCTTTTTGGGGTTTTCAGGAAGTTATGGTCTCGCCATAGCGGGTGTGGTCTTCTGGGGGGCGGCCATGGGGGTCCAGGAGACCATTATGCGGGCTGCCATAGCCGATCTGACACCGATGGAACGCAGAGGTCTCGCCTATGGGGTCTTCAATACAGCCTATGGGGTATCCTGGTTTTTGGGGAGCTTAATGATAGGAATTTTGTATGAAATATCCATAGGCTACGTCATTACGTTTGCGGTGGCGATGCAGATACTCGCCTTGCCCGCCTTGTTTTTATTGAGGAGGACAGTATCGGCTGGGAGACAATAG
- the radC gene encoding DNA repair protein RadC: protein MQESRDKREGHRRRLREKFIKAGTSGFHDYEIVELLLTLGTPRKDCKQQAKEAIKKFKTLRGVLEAPVEELQEIKGIGPHNAFGIKLVQEVAREFLKEKILEKPICKSSKEVFDYLYHSMRDLKKEVVKVIFLDGKNKIIDIEDLFEGTLNTSAIYPREVMKSAIKNNALSLIFVHNHPSGDPEPSASDKDITKQLVFAGNLMQIKVLDHIIIGNNKYFSFADEGLIEEYNLNFLSIKKGGDV from the coding sequence ATGCAAGAATCAAGAGATAAAAGGGAAGGCCATCGGAGAAGATTACGAGAGAAATTTATAAAAGCAGGTACTTCAGGATTTCATGATTATGAGATTGTGGAATTACTCCTTACCCTAGGAACCCCTCGAAAAGACTGCAAGCAACAGGCAAAAGAGGCTATAAAAAAATTTAAAACTCTTCGGGGTGTCCTTGAAGCACCGGTCGAAGAACTTCAGGAAATCAAAGGAATTGGGCCACATAATGCCTTCGGCATAAAACTGGTTCAAGAGGTAGCCAGAGAGTTTCTTAAAGAGAAGATCCTTGAAAAACCCATCTGTAAATCTTCAAAGGAAGTTTTCGATTATCTTTATCACTCTATGCGCGATCTTAAAAAAGAGGTCGTTAAGGTCATCTTCTTAGATGGCAAAAATAAGATTATAGATATTGAGGACCTATTTGAGGGCACATTGAATACATCAGCGATTTATCCTCGTGAGGTCATGAAGAGTGCGATCAAAAACAATGCCCTCAGTCTTATCTTTGTCCATAATCATCCCTCTGGCGATCCAGAGCCCTCTGCGAGTGATAAGGATATAACAAAACAGCTTGTTTTCGCAGGTAATCTTATGCAGATTAAAGTCCTGGATCATATCATCATAGGCAATAACAAATATTTTAGCTTTGCAGATGAGGGATTGATTGAAGAATATAACTTAAATTTTTTAAGCATAAAAAAGGGGGGGGATGTTTAA
- a CDS encoding MBL fold metallo-hydrolase, with the protein MIVKLLVVGPIQANCYILGCERTKLAAVIDPGDEVDRILTALAKDELRLVYIINTHGHFDHTGANKALKKTTGAELLIHPADAPLILRQAASASAWGMGVENSPAPDRYIEEGDIITFGDISLKVLHTPGHSPGGISLVTDKMVFVGDTLFAGSIGRTDFPGGDYEGLIRGIRTKIFILGDDVVVYPGHGPETTVGHEKRHNPFFAEGGMRWF; encoded by the coding sequence TTGATAGTAAAATTACTGGTGGTGGGACCGATTCAGGCAAATTGTTATATCCTGGGCTGCGAGAGGACCAAACTGGCAGCGGTGATCGACCCAGGAGATGAGGTAGATCGAATCCTGACAGCATTGGCAAAAGATGAGCTGCGCCTGGTCTATATCATCAACACCCACGGACACTTCGACCATACCGGAGCTAACAAGGCCCTCAAGAAGACCACCGGGGCTGAACTCCTGATCCACCCTGCCGATGCCCCCCTCATCCTCCGCCAGGCGGCCAGCGCCTCGGCCTGGGGGATGGGGGTGGAGAACTCCCCTGCTCCAGATCGGTATATAGAGGAAGGGGATATAATAACCTTCGGGGATATCTCCCTGAAGGTCCTTCACACCCCGGGTCACTCCCCAGGAGGGATCTCCCTGGTCACCGACAAGATGGTCTTTGTGGGGGATACCCTCTTCGCAGGCTCGATTGGCAGGACCGACTTCCCAGGTGGTGATTACGAGGGTCTCATCCGTGGTATCCGTACCAAGATCTTCATCCTCGGCGACGATGTGGTCGTCTATCCAGGGCATGGCCCAGAGACCACTGTGGGACATGAGAAACGCCACAACCCCTTCTTCGCCGAAGGGGGGATGAGGTGGTTTTGA
- a CDS encoding AMP-binding protein: MMSKTKEDRFFDELEGISPEERERYQSQKLREALESAYRNAPSAKEIFDRAGVSPSEIRTAKDLERLPITRKGDLIELEKSKPPYGGFLAIPLEEVERVFITPGPIYGPHYAEGISWFGKTLYAAGFRKGDIVINTPTYHMSPAGMLFHEGVRACGATVIPTGVGNTDAQIRTMLDLKVTGYAGMPSFLMTIIKRAEEMGHDFRRDFALKRAWFTGEILAPSIRKALEEDYGISTFQCYSVTDLGGCVAYECSEKSGMHFMDEYVIEIVDPDTGKQLPPGEVGEIVATPIHNNTWGLIRYGTGDMSLYITEPCPCGRTSYRLGGIVGRTADAVKIRGMFVIAKQAEQVFSEFDQISRYQLIVGRKGERDELVFKIELKDESIDKAQLSDSLAERFPQLCRVRPDRIEFVPQGTIPEERQTIADERKWK; encoded by the coding sequence ATGATGTCCAAGACTAAAGAGGACAGATTTTTTGACGAACTAGAGGGGATATCCCCTGAGGAACGGGAGAGGTATCAGAGCCAGAAGCTGCGTGAGGCCCTAGAGAGTGCCTACCGAAATGCTCCCTCGGCAAAGGAAATTTTTGATCGGGCAGGGGTCAGTCCCTCTGAGATTCGCACAGCCAAGGACCTAGAGAGGCTCCCTATTACCAGGAAAGGTGATCTTATAGAGCTAGAAAAGTCCAAGCCGCCCTATGGTGGGTTTTTGGCCATCCCACTTGAAGAGGTTGAGCGGGTATTTATTACGCCAGGCCCTATTTATGGGCCTCACTACGCTGAGGGCATAAGCTGGTTCGGTAAGACGTTATATGCGGCTGGGTTTAGAAAGGGTGATATAGTGATCAATACGCCCACCTATCATATGTCTCCCGCTGGCATGCTCTTTCATGAGGGGGTAAGGGCCTGTGGGGCTACGGTCATCCCCACCGGTGTAGGCAACACCGATGCACAGATCAGAACTATGCTTGATTTGAAGGTTACCGGATATGCCGGGATGCCCAGCTTCTTGATGACCATCATCAAAAGGGCTGAGGAGATGGGACATGATTTTCGCCGGGATTTTGCCTTAAAGCGTGCCTGGTTTACTGGCGAGATACTTGCTCCCTCCATAAGAAAGGCGCTTGAAGAAGATTACGGCATTTCCACCTTCCAGTGCTATTCAGTTACCGATCTCGGTGGATGTGTGGCTTACGAATGTAGTGAGAAATCCGGCATGCACTTCATGGATGAATACGTTATAGAAATAGTCGATCCAGATACGGGCAAACAGCTGCCGCCAGGCGAAGTAGGCGAGATCGTGGCTACGCCCATCCACAATAATACCTGGGGCCTAATACGCTACGGCACCGGCGACATGTCCTTATATATCACTGAGCCCTGCCCGTGTGGTAGAACCTCCTACCGACTTGGTGGCATCGTTGGTCGAACTGCTGATGCGGTCAAGATAAGGGGCATGTTCGTTATAGCTAAACAGGCAGAGCAGGTGTTCTCTGAATTCGATCAAATATCTCGCTACCAATTAATAGTTGGCCGCAAGGGGGAAAGGGACGAGCTCGTCTTTAAGATCGAACTTAAGGATGAATCCATAGATAAGGCTCAGTTGTCAGATAGTTTGGCTGAGAGATTCCCCCAGCTATGCCGAGTTAGGCCGGATCGGATTGAATTTGTGCCGCAGGGAACCATTCCTGAGGAACGTCAGACAATAGCAGATGAGAGAAAATGGAAGTGA
- a CDS encoding Fic family protein, whose protein sequence is MLQTLLLLGGRISHYEFVRIHPFVDGNGRTARALATLILYLNGFDTKRFFALDDYYNENRERYYAALQTVDQKTLDVTVWLEYFCEGVAVSMNRVKDAVLELSFDRRTKEKKGGIFLNERQRKV, encoded by the coding sequence ATATTGCAGACATTGCTGCTGCTAGGGGGTAGGATTTCTCATTACGAGTTCGTTAGAATTCACCCCTTCGTAGATGGAAACGGAAGGACCGCAAGAGCGTTAGCCACACTCATTCTCTACCTGAATGGTTTTGATACCAAAAGATTCTTTGCCCTTGATGATTACTACAATGAGAATAGAGAGAGATATTATGCTGCGCTGCAAACAGTAGATCAAAAAACATTGGATGTAACAGTCTGGCTGGAATATTTCTGCGAAGGTGTTGCTGTTAGTATGAATCGGGTTAAAGATGCGGTCTTAGAGCTAAGTTTTGATAGAAGGACAAAAGAGAAAAAGGGGGGGATCTTCTTAAATGAAAGGCAGAGGAAGGTTTAA
- a CDS encoding LysE family transporter, which translates to MWALLGIFASSFVVGLSGALMPGPVLTVTIAEATRRGFWAGPLIVLGHGIIEIPLVISLVLGFGSLLRQNLIFGIVGVGGAIILIWMGIGMLKGTRGATLELQTKGERRRNPILAGILTSISNPYFTIWWATIGLSYIALSQRYGIVGLSSFYAGHILADVAWYFSIAWAITLGKRIMDDRAYRWIIGLCGAFLLALGLYFGSSGLKALV; encoded by the coding sequence ATGTGGGCATTGCTGGGTATATTTGCCAGCTCCTTTGTAGTAGGGCTCTCCGGGGCGCTGATGCCAGGGCCAGTCCTCACGGTGACCATCGCTGAGGCCACCAGGAGGGGTTTTTGGGCAGGCCCCCTTATAGTCCTGGGCCATGGGATCATCGAGATCCCCTTGGTCATCTCCTTAGTCCTGGGGTTTGGTAGCCTCCTCAGACAAAACCTCATCTTCGGCATTGTCGGGGTAGGAGGAGCCATCATCCTTATCTGGATGGGGATAGGGATGTTGAAGGGGACAAGGGGGGCTACCTTGGAACTCCAGACCAAAGGGGAGAGGAGGAGAAACCCCATCCTCGCGGGCATCCTGACCAGTATCTCCAACCCATATTTTACCATCTGGTGGGCGACCATTGGGCTGTCTTACATCGCTCTGTCCCAGCGATATGGGATTGTGGGATTGAGCTCCTTTTATGCGGGCCATATCTTGGCAGATGTAGCCTGGTATTTCTCCATCGCCTGGGCCATCACCCTGGGCAAAAGGATCATGGACGACCGGGCATATAGATGGATCATCGGCCTGTGTGGTGCATTCCTCCTGGCCCTTGGCCTCTATTTTGGGTCAAGCGGCCTGAAGGCGCTGGTCTGA
- the amrB gene encoding AmmeMemoRadiSam system protein B, whose amino-acid sequence MGGNNEEKMRMENPKVRPLDAFPVQVSGREMIGIKDPIGISPDIIFVPPEAFFLISLMDGTHSLLDLQADYMRKYGGLLFSDKLEELIEQLDSHYLLETHRFQDHLRHLREEFKEAKIREAAFAGRGYEGDPESLKAQLRGYFTEKEGPGLPGQEREKRGVKGIVAPHIDFVRGGTCYAYAYKTLAESNGVDLYVILGTCHTPMQNPFAFTLKAFETPLGKVEADGEMVEKVAKQLPFDPLLDEFSHRHEHTIEFQVLFLQYILGEREFKIFPILCNSFQEMIQQRVSPMKDPLYKESISIFKELFYPLPHLCLVASADLAHVGPQFGGAQTVTPGVLTEVKAKDLEMLKYVEQLNGEEFYQFILREGDRRNICGLPPIYALLNLIKAQKGELLKYQQWYDPQGKGMVTFASMAFF is encoded by the coding sequence ATGGGTGGTAATAATGAGGAAAAGATGAGGATGGAAAATCCGAAGGTCCGCCCCCTGGATGCCTTCCCAGTACAGGTGTCAGGCAGGGAGATGATAGGGATCAAGGATCCCATCGGGATAAGTCCCGATATTATCTTCGTCCCTCCAGAGGCCTTCTTCCTCATCAGCCTGATGGATGGGACGCACAGCCTGCTGGACCTGCAGGCTGACTATATGCGCAAATACGGGGGGCTCCTTTTCAGCGATAAACTGGAGGAACTCATCGAACAACTGGACTCCCATTATCTCCTAGAAACCCACCGTTTTCAGGACCACCTCCGTCACCTCCGAGAGGAATTCAAAGAGGCGAAGATCAGAGAGGCCGCCTTTGCTGGCCGGGGATACGAGGGCGATCCAGAAAGTTTGAAGGCACAACTCCGGGGATACTTCACAGAGAAGGAAGGTCCGGGGCTTCCCGGGCAGGAGAGGGAAAAAAGAGGGGTAAAAGGGATCGTGGCCCCACACATAGACTTTGTCCGAGGAGGGACATGCTATGCCTACGCCTATAAGACCTTGGCAGAATCCAATGGGGTGGATCTCTATGTAATCCTCGGCACCTGCCACACCCCCATGCAGAATCCCTTCGCCTTTACCCTGAAGGCATTTGAGACACCCCTCGGGAAAGTAGAAGCGGATGGGGAGATGGTTGAAAAGGTGGCTAAACAACTCCCCTTTGATCCCCTTCTCGACGAGTTCTCCCACCGCCATGAGCACACCATAGAGTTTCAAGTACTCTTCCTTCAATATATTTTGGGGGAGAGGGAGTTCAAGATCTTCCCCATCCTGTGCAATTCCTTTCAAGAGATGATCCAACAAAGGGTCTCTCCAATGAAAGACCCCCTCTATAAAGAGTCCATCTCTATCTTCAAGGAACTATTCTACCCCCTCCCCCACCTATGCCTTGTCGCTAGCGCCGATCTGGCCCATGTAGGGCCACAGTTCGGGGGCGCTCAAACGGTTACCCCCGGGGTCCTGACAGAGGTCAAGGCAAAGGATTTGGAGATGTTAAAATATGTAGAGCAACTGAATGGGGAGGAGTTTTATCAATTCATCCTCCGAGAGGGGGACAGGAGAAACATCTGCGGTCTGCCTCCCATTTATGCCCTGTTAAATCTGATAAAGGCCCAAAAGGGGGAATTATTGAAATATCAACAATGGTATGACCCTCAGGGCAAGGGGATGGTGACCTTTGCCAGCATGGCCTTTTTCTGA
- a CDS encoding nucleotidyl transferase AbiEii/AbiGii toxin family protein, whose amino-acid sequence MDVLIDRRELLEKARERNLTLGMMEKDYVLGWLLFGLAEINGLTFKGGTALSKVYFPRIWRLSEDLDFVYAGYFQGIVARLAEIFDRIQNASRIRLTLKRQHSNPGYLQLKIQYEALLQKNWIKVDVTRETPIDRICSRKISQTYSDYPSFKVRVENIEEIGAQKIRSLLERKKSRDYYDVWQLMQLRPDKSRLKGLLRKKCEYKGIEFMGLGEMFPDDLLGILEGYWEKELWRLVYPVPELQKVISGLKSELKFLMK is encoded by the coding sequence GTGGATGTATTGATAGACAGAAGAGAGCTCCTGGAGAAGGCAAGAGAAAGAAACCTTACACTTGGCATGATGGAAAAGGACTATGTGCTGGGATGGCTCCTGTTTGGTTTGGCCGAAATAAACGGCCTGACATTCAAGGGCGGGACTGCGCTTTCAAAGGTATATTTCCCCAGGATCTGGCGGTTATCCGAAGACCTTGATTTTGTCTATGCAGGGTATTTTCAGGGGATAGTAGCACGCCTTGCAGAAATATTTGATCGAATACAAAATGCCAGCAGGATAAGGCTTACCCTAAAGAGGCAACACTCGAATCCTGGCTACCTGCAGCTTAAAATCCAGTATGAGGCTTTGCTCCAGAAGAACTGGATCAAGGTGGATGTGACCCGAGAAACCCCGATAGACAGGATTTGCAGCAGGAAAATTAGCCAGACATACTCTGATTACCCGTCCTTTAAGGTCAGGGTTGAGAATATTGAAGAGATCGGCGCACAGAAAATAAGGTCACTTCTGGAAAGGAAAAAGAGCAGGGATTACTATGATGTCTGGCAATTAATGCAGTTAAGACCTGATAAAAGTAGGTTGAAAGGCCTGTTGCGGAAGAAGTGTGAGTATAAGGGGATAGAGTTTATGGGACTAGGAGAGATGTTTCCGGATGACCTTTTAGGAATTTTGGAAGGGTATTGGGAGAAGGAACTATGGAGGCTTGTTTATCCTGTTCCAGAACTGCAAAAGGTGATTTCCGGTCTAAAAAGTGAGCTAAAATTCTTGATGAAATGA
- a CDS encoding flavodoxin family protein: MKVLGLVGSVRRLGNSEILTKEALMGAEEQGAEVEILRLTDYEVRPCQGCAACLFQGRDCVIEDDANFIFAKMAASDGIILGVPCYILEATAIVKQLIDRGFAPMQQNKIRGKAGGVIVPYATRGWTQNAFQQTNTWLLSLGVNIIDRLLIHVQGLSEAPLFSRAIERAHALGKRVARAIETGDHSYQGEEGICPICHDRNLRILKDMETVECPVCAVRGTLRVEEGKIKVIFKDEAIQRHRWTEENLRRHFTYHLKPSKAFFLKTKEERKKRIEKYKGYLGM; the protein is encoded by the coding sequence ATGAAGGTCTTGGGATTGGTGGGTAGTGTGCGTAGGCTCGGTAACTCGGAGATCCTTACCAAGGAGGCCCTCATGGGGGCCGAGGAACAAGGGGCCGAGGTGGAGATCCTCCGCCTCACCGACTACGAGGTGAGACCCTGCCAGGGGTGTGCTGCCTGTCTCTTCCAGGGAAGGGATTGTGTCATCGAAGATGACGCCAACTTCATCTTCGCCAAGATGGCCGCCAGTGACGGGATAATCCTCGGGGTGCCCTGTTATATTTTGGAGGCCACCGCTATCGTCAAGCAGCTCATCGATCGGGGCTTTGCCCCCATGCAACAGAACAAGATCAGGGGAAAAGCGGGAGGGGTTATCGTCCCCTATGCCACCCGAGGGTGGACCCAAAATGCCTTTCAGCAGACCAACACCTGGCTCCTCTCCCTGGGTGTAAATATCATCGACCGGCTTCTTATCCACGTCCAGGGGCTCAGTGAGGCCCCTTTGTTCTCCAGGGCCATAGAGAGGGCCCATGCCTTGGGGAAAAGGGTGGCCCGAGCCATAGAGACCGGCGACCATTCCTATCAGGGGGAGGAGGGGATCTGCCCCATCTGCCATGACCGAAACCTCAGGATATTGAAGGATATGGAGACGGTGGAATGTCCGGTGTGCGCCGTTAGGGGCACCCTCCGGGTGGAAGAAGGAAAGATCAAGGTCATATTTAAGGACGAGGCAATCCAGCGGCATCGGTGGACCGAGGAAAATCTTCGGCGCCACTTCACCTATCACCTCAAGCCATCAAAGGCATTCTTTCTCAAAACCAAGGAAGAGAGAAAAAAGAGGATTGAGAAATACAAGGGCTATCTGGGGATGTGA
- a CDS encoding DUF434 domain-containing protein, with the protein MEITKELWEAAEDLRYLLNRGYPRDGSLQLVGNRYNLAQDLRHLLHRGVFPAQIAEERGRKRVSLEQLREEGLAIDGYNVLITLESALKGKTILLADDDFIRDISGVSGGYRKGAATTEALRLIIDLLLVAGPTEAILLFDSPISGSGELAARIRGLMRKKGVQGDALAVKVPERIMEGYDGIIASSDTALIDQAQRVFDLAGHLIREILRTPYIDLRRKG; encoded by the coding sequence ATGGAGATAACAAAAGAACTATGGGAGGCCGCAGAAGACCTCCGCTACCTCCTGAACCGCGGCTATCCGAGAGATGGTTCCCTGCAATTGGTGGGCAACAGATACAACCTCGCCCAAGACCTCAGACACCTCTTGCACCGAGGGGTCTTCCCCGCTCAAATAGCTGAGGAGAGGGGCAGAAAGAGGGTCTCCCTGGAGCAGCTAAGGGAGGAAGGACTTGCCATAGACGGTTATAACGTCCTCATCACCTTGGAAAGCGCCTTGAAGGGCAAAACCATCTTACTGGCTGACGACGACTTTATCAGGGATATCTCCGGGGTCTCTGGTGGATATAGAAAAGGAGCGGCGACAACAGAGGCCTTGAGGTTGATCATCGATCTTCTACTCGTCGCAGGACCAACAGAGGCCATCCTCCTGTTTGACTCCCCCATCAGCGGGAGCGGGGAGCTAGCCGCCCGGATCAGGGGTCTGATGAGGAAGAAAGGGGTACAAGGGGACGCCTTGGCAGTGAAGGTCCCGGAGCGGATCATGGAGGGATATGACGGGATCATCGCCAGCAGCGACACCGCCCTCATCGACCAGGCTCAAAGGGTCTTTGATCTCGCAGGTCACCTCATCAGGGAAATATTGAGGACGCCCTACATAGATTTAAGGAGAAAGGGATGA